A single genomic interval of halophilic archaeon DL31 harbors:
- a CDS encoding DNA-directed DNA polymerase (KEGG: hbo:Hbor_02130 DNA polymerase II small subunit~PFAM: Metallophosphoesterase; Nucleic acid binding, OB-fold, tRNA/helicase-type) — MPQESHRRIVRDLTSRGYNAQREAVTLLAGASDPELAVAAAVDVAPPDAFVITTDHVETALDGGLLTDSTADAGATDASDAPSIRENAPADIDAGTDPTPATDLQGGEDGAGGPDVSTGGEMSTNRGSEGGNGAETKGSHTGASYAETVGSRSPAPATIHNDMTGQSTGTGEYEEFVGVFRDRYERLSGLLSGRVNHRPAEAIQSMNGGTDTELIGLVDDVRSTASGHWIIELEDTTGTFPCLVMKDRAFAPLVDDLLLDECLAVSGTLADDAGIMFVDELYFPDVPRTHRPNTADRHVQAALISDVHVGSQEFATEAWDRFAEWLHTPEAEAVEYLLIAGDMVEGVGVYPDQDEELDVVDIYEQYEAFSEKLKQVPDDMEIVMIPGNHDAVRLAEPQPAFTEELRDIMSAHDARFTSNPSTVDVEGVSVLMYHGVSLDEVIAELPEEKASYEEPHKAMYQLLKKRHVAPQYGGHTRLAPEERDYLVIDAVPDVFHTGHVHKLGWGKYHNVLAVNSGCWQEQTDFQKSVNIDPDYGYAPILDLDTLDMTVRKFV; from the coding sequence GTGCCACAGGAGTCCCATCGGCGCATCGTCCGGGACCTCACCAGCCGCGGCTACAACGCCCAGCGCGAGGCTGTCACGCTGCTAGCCGGCGCCTCGGACCCGGAACTCGCCGTGGCGGCTGCCGTCGACGTCGCCCCGCCGGATGCGTTCGTCATCACGACCGACCACGTCGAGACAGCACTCGACGGGGGACTCCTCACTGATTCGACTGCGGATGCCGGTGCAACCGACGCCAGCGACGCTCCCAGCATCCGGGAGAACGCCCCGGCCGACATCGACGCCGGCACCGACCCCACACCGGCGACTGACCTCCAGGGAGGCGAGGACGGGGCTGGCGGACCCGACGTTTCGACTGGAGGTGAAATGTCTACAAATCGCGGCAGTGAAGGGGGGAACGGAGCTGAAACGAAGGGGTCTCACACGGGCGCATCGTACGCGGAGACTGTAGGGAGCCGGTCGCCGGCACCGGCGACAATACACAACGACATGACTGGCCAGAGCACGGGGACTGGCGAGTACGAAGAGTTCGTCGGCGTGTTCCGAGACCGCTACGAGCGCCTCTCCGGGCTACTCAGTGGCCGAGTGAACCACCGGCCCGCGGAGGCGATTCAGTCGATGAACGGGGGAACCGACACCGAGCTGATCGGGCTCGTCGACGACGTTCGCTCGACGGCCTCGGGTCACTGGATCATCGAACTCGAGGACACCACCGGCACGTTCCCCTGTCTGGTGATGAAAGACCGCGCGTTCGCGCCGCTGGTCGACGACCTGCTGCTGGACGAGTGCTTGGCGGTCTCCGGGACGCTCGCAGACGACGCCGGTATCATGTTCGTCGACGAACTCTACTTCCCGGACGTCCCGCGGACCCACAGGCCGAACACGGCCGACCGCCACGTACAGGCGGCGCTCATCTCCGACGTGCACGTCGGCAGCCAGGAGTTCGCGACCGAGGCGTGGGACCGGTTCGCGGAGTGGCTCCACACTCCCGAGGCCGAGGCGGTGGAGTATCTCCTCATCGCCGGCGATATGGTGGAGGGTGTCGGTGTCTACCCCGACCAGGACGAGGAGCTGGACGTGGTCGACATCTACGAGCAGTACGAGGCGTTCTCGGAGAAACTCAAGCAGGTGCCCGACGATATGGAGATCGTGATGATTCCGGGGAACCACGACGCCGTCCGGCTTGCAGAACCCCAACCCGCCTTCACCGAGGAGCTTCGGGACATCATGAGCGCCCACGACGCTCGATTCACCTCGAACCCCTCTACTGTCGACGTGGAGGGCGTCTCCGTCCTCATGTACCACGGCGTCTCGCTCGACGAGGTCATCGCCGAACTCCCCGAGGAGAAAGCCAGCTACGAGGAGCCGCACAAGGCGATGTACCAACTGCTAAAAAAACGCCACGTCGCGCCACAGTACGGCGGGCACACCCGACTGGCACCAGAGGAGCGTGATTATCTGGTCATCGACGCGGTGCCCGACGTGTTCCACACCGGCCACGTCCACAAACTCGGTTGGGGAAAGTACCACAACGTCCTCGCGGTCAATTCCGGCTGCTGGCAGGAACAGACCGACTTCCAGAAATCCGTCAACATCGACCCTGACTACGGCTACGCGCCGATTTTGGATCTGGACACGCTGGACATGACGGTCCGGAAGTTCGTCTGA
- a CDS encoding 1-(5-phosphoribosyl)-5-((5-phosphoribosylamino)methylideneamino) imidazole-4-carboxamide isomerase (PFAM: Histidine biosynthesis~TIGRFAM: Phosphoribosylformimino-5-aminoimidazole carboxamide ribotide isomerase~HAMAP: 1-(5-phosphoribosyl)-5-[(5-phosphoribosylamino)methylideneamino] imidazole-4-carboxamide isomerase~KEGG: hla:Hlac_2699 1-(5-phosphoribosyl)-5-[(5-phosphoribosylamino)methylideneamino] imidazole-4-carboxamide isomerase), which translates to MVLPADVSQFPTFEVVPAVDVQDGEAVQLVQGERDSGKRYGDPVEAAQRWLDEGAETLHLVDLDGAFDGERVNADAIAGIVDAAGEDVGVQVGGGIRTAADAETLLELGVDRVILGTAAVENPDIVAEIDERNPGSVMVSLDAKDGEVVVSGWTEGTGLDPAEAAARYEELGAGSILFTNVDVEGKLEGIDREAVERVVDTVNIPVVASGGVTDLGDVDALREAGAAAVVVGTALYEGRFSLRDAMQA; encoded by the coding sequence GTGGTCCTCCCCGCGGACGTGAGCCAGTTCCCCACGTTCGAGGTGGTCCCTGCAGTCGACGTACAGGACGGCGAGGCGGTCCAGCTCGTCCAGGGCGAGCGCGACTCCGGGAAGCGCTACGGCGACCCCGTCGAGGCAGCCCAACGGTGGCTTGACGAGGGCGCAGAGACACTCCACCTCGTGGATCTCGACGGTGCGTTCGATGGCGAGCGCGTGAACGCCGACGCGATTGCGGGCATCGTCGACGCAGCGGGCGAGGACGTTGGCGTGCAGGTCGGCGGCGGCATCCGAACGGCCGCGGACGCCGAGACGCTGCTGGAGCTGGGTGTCGATCGCGTGATTCTGGGGACCGCAGCCGTCGAGAACCCCGATATTGTCGCCGAAATTGACGAGCGCAACCCCGGAAGCGTGATGGTCAGCCTCGACGCGAAAGACGGCGAAGTGGTCGTCTCGGGCTGGACCGAAGGGACTGGGCTTGACCCTGCCGAGGCAGCGGCGCGCTACGAGGAACTGGGTGCTGGCTCGATTCTGTTTACCAACGTCGACGTGGAGGGGAAACTCGAGGGGATCGACCGCGAGGCCGTCGAGCGCGTCGTCGATACGGTGAATATCCCCGTCGTCGCTAGCGGTGGCGTGACTGACCTCGGTGACGTAGACGCGTTGCGCGAAGCCGGTGCGGCCGCGGTCGTCGTCGGGACCGCGCTCTACGAGGGACGATTTTCGTTGCGGGACGCGATGCAGGCCT
- a CDS encoding uracil phosphoribosyltransferase (TIGRFAM: Uracil phosphoribosyl transferase~KEGG: hbo:Hbor_02710 uracil phosphoribosyltransferase): MPIEDRDQASLVTHALAKDTLSRIRDENTEQVAFRKGLVKLGRICGYEIIDGVMDTEYVTVQTPLTETTGERVKGLDDVVIINVLRAATPFVEGLLKAFPRAKQGVISAGRDEEAGMDETGAFPISIDYQKLPEITKSDTVVVADPMLATGSTMCTVLEHVLDEAEATPENLFVLSAVSAPEGLLRVGEEYPEADLLTVSIDDKLDEEGFIVPGLGDAGDRAFRTK, from the coding sequence ATGCCTATCGAGGACCGCGACCAGGCGTCTCTGGTTACGCACGCGTTGGCGAAGGACACCCTCTCGCGCATCCGAGACGAGAACACCGAGCAGGTCGCGTTCCGCAAGGGGTTGGTGAAACTCGGCCGCATCTGTGGCTACGAAATCATCGACGGCGTGATGGACACCGAGTACGTCACCGTCCAGACTCCCCTCACCGAGACCACCGGCGAGCGCGTGAAAGGGCTCGACGACGTGGTCATCATCAACGTGCTGCGGGCGGCGACGCCGTTCGTCGAGGGGCTACTGAAGGCGTTCCCGCGGGCGAAACAGGGCGTGATTTCGGCTGGCCGGGACGAGGAGGCTGGGATGGACGAAACCGGTGCCTTCCCCATCTCCATCGACTACCAGAAGCTGCCCGAGATTACCAAGTCGGACACCGTCGTCGTGGCCGACCCGATGCTCGCGACCGGCTCGACGATGTGTACTGTGCTCGAACACGTCCTTGACGAGGCCGAGGCGACCCCGGAGAACCTCTTCGTGCTCTCGGCGGTTTCGGCGCCTGAGGGGCTGTTGCGCGTCGGTGAGGAGTACCCTGAGGCCGACCTGCTGACGGTCTCCATCGACGACAAACTCGACGAGGAGGGGTTCATTGTCCCCGGACTGGGCGACGCTGGCGACCGCGCGTTCCGCACGAAGTAG